A genomic region of Streptomyces rimosus contains the following coding sequences:
- a CDS encoding type 1 glutamine amidotransferase family protein, with translation MNEGRRLSRRSLLRSGLGAGGLAVATSLLPGLWERPPGAAWAAPAGATPAAVPAGPPAPAAAFPDWARFARIADGTFDDDADPARDMKPVIDKLKAQNVSVIEVDTILSNWLPDKQFSTHMAQMKRFSDLAHAAGIRVIVYYPSLEVISVGGEKGKSFYKNGDGKNWVQRGLDGKPNVFYGSLVVWVDPGDESCWVSPNSPWRDHYLTRIKALAGTGVDAIWPDVPIYFDGALSWCDASTWAADAFRADTGLALPKKVDWTNAGFRRYVEWRHHNLNRFQLDIAAAGRSVNPDLVTFVETVTMDYKYATTVGLDGAYLRRAEGVSHVWEVDILGNYDGMRHATVSDWTCLISMYKYARAASGTKPAWAFSYGWKADDASLVMAETLAAGCNPYEVKSPFKTDSTDTAMRTRMYGFVAAHQEELFAAASGATVGVYHSSSSRDFVSPVEGSGMYVNTKPPAGVKDWWSFDTPEESCTKQQWLGEFRGTVKSLVLAHIPFNTVPSPGVSADDLAGYRVLYLPNLQAVADAEADVLRSYVAGGGTVVLTGPAPTGLDEHGGTRAEYALADVLGFRKADPVPAAKRNAFGQGTCWFIKDLLGLKYLTRTDQPTADRLLEPARTAAPPAVTLTGDPRIHLELSRLGDATIVQLVNFTAFGETPAAFTTKPTTCTVTLTVPAGRQVRAATVSSPDGSGGPGPKPVTWKTDGDKASVELTVSQYSLLNVTIN, from the coding sequence GTGAACGAGGGACGCAGACTGAGCCGCAGATCTCTGTTACGGAGCGGGCTGGGCGCGGGCGGACTGGCCGTGGCCACCAGCCTGCTGCCGGGGCTGTGGGAGCGTCCGCCGGGCGCGGCGTGGGCCGCCCCGGCGGGCGCCACGCCGGCAGCCGTACCGGCGGGACCCCCGGCCCCTGCCGCCGCCTTCCCCGACTGGGCCAGGTTCGCCCGGATCGCGGACGGGACGTTCGACGACGACGCCGACCCGGCCCGCGACATGAAGCCGGTGATCGACAAGCTCAAGGCGCAGAACGTGAGCGTCATCGAGGTCGACACGATCCTGTCCAACTGGCTGCCGGACAAGCAGTTCAGCACTCACATGGCGCAGATGAAGCGCTTCTCCGACCTGGCGCACGCCGCCGGGATACGGGTGATCGTGTACTACCCCTCGCTGGAGGTCATCAGCGTCGGCGGGGAGAAGGGCAAGTCGTTCTACAAGAACGGCGACGGCAAGAACTGGGTGCAGCGCGGCCTCGACGGCAAACCCAACGTCTTCTACGGGAGCCTGGTCGTCTGGGTCGACCCGGGCGACGAGAGCTGCTGGGTCAGCCCCAACTCGCCCTGGCGTGACCACTACCTCACCCGTATCAAGGCCCTGGCGGGCACCGGTGTGGACGCCATCTGGCCGGACGTGCCGATCTACTTCGACGGCGCGCTGAGCTGGTGCGACGCCTCCACCTGGGCCGCGGACGCCTTCCGGGCCGACACCGGCCTGGCGCTGCCCAAGAAGGTCGACTGGACCAACGCGGGCTTCCGCCGCTACGTCGAGTGGCGCCACCACAACCTCAACCGGTTCCAGCTCGACATCGCCGCCGCCGGCCGCTCGGTCAACCCGGACCTGGTCACCTTCGTCGAGACGGTGACCATGGACTACAAGTACGCCACCACCGTGGGCCTCGACGGCGCGTACCTGCGCCGGGCGGAGGGCGTCAGCCACGTCTGGGAGGTGGACATCCTCGGCAACTACGACGGGATGCGGCACGCCACGGTCTCCGACTGGACCTGTCTGATCTCGATGTACAAGTACGCCCGCGCGGCCAGCGGCACCAAGCCGGCGTGGGCCTTCTCCTACGGCTGGAAGGCCGACGACGCGTCGCTGGTGATGGCCGAGACGCTGGCGGCGGGCTGCAACCCGTACGAGGTCAAGAGCCCGTTCAAGACCGACAGCACGGACACCGCGATGCGGACCCGGATGTACGGCTTCGTCGCGGCCCACCAGGAGGAGCTGTTCGCCGCCGCCTCCGGGGCCACGGTCGGCGTCTACCACTCGTCCTCTTCGCGCGACTTCGTCAGCCCCGTCGAGGGCAGCGGCATGTACGTCAACACCAAGCCGCCCGCCGGGGTCAAGGACTGGTGGAGCTTCGACACGCCGGAGGAGAGCTGCACCAAGCAGCAGTGGCTGGGCGAGTTCCGCGGCACGGTCAAGTCGCTGGTCCTCGCGCACATCCCGTTCAACACCGTGCCCAGCCCCGGCGTCAGCGCGGACGACCTGGCCGGATACCGCGTGCTGTACCTGCCCAACCTCCAGGCCGTCGCCGACGCGGAGGCGGACGTGCTGCGCTCGTACGTGGCGGGCGGCGGCACCGTCGTGCTCACCGGGCCCGCGCCCACCGGCCTCGACGAGCACGGCGGCACCCGCGCCGAATACGCCCTGGCCGATGTCCTCGGCTTCCGCAAGGCGGACCCGGTACCCGCCGCCAAACGGAACGCCTTCGGTCAGGGCACCTGCTGGTTCATCAAGGACCTGCTCGGCCTGAAGTACCTCACGCGCACCGACCAGCCCACCGCCGACCGGCTCCTCGAACCGGCCCGTACGGCCGCTCCGCCCGCCGTCACGCTCACCGGCGACCCGCGTATCCACCTGGAGCTGAGCCGCCTCGGCGACGCCACCATCGTGCAGCTGGTCAACTTCACGGCGTTCGGCGAAACCCCGGCGGCCTTCACGACCAAGCCCACCACCTGCACCGTCACCCTCACCGTCCCGGCCGGTCGGCAGGTGCGGGCGGCCACGGTCAGCTCGCCAGACGGCTCCGGCGGCCCCGGGCCGAAGCCGGTCACCTGGAAGACGGACGGCGACAAGGCGAGCGTGGAGCTGACGGTGTCGCAGTACTCCCTGCTCAACGTCACCATCAACTGA
- a CDS encoding 3-phosphoshikimate 1-carboxyvinyltransferase: MLDARSGPRKEFDRPDTDSPDLVVDGGRAGEAVGAGALSVEVPGDKSVSHRALLAALLPGAPEVLTVRNANLGGAVRALLPAMRALGVAVDADGGTLTVRRGALPVPQQVRPHPGVTGWPEGVPYLETGGSSAAARLLIGVLAGSGTAAVVDGDEVLRHRPMDWLVDPLAELGADIAYLGEDGCLPVWVKGPVFRPGRTVELRVGSAQARSGVLLAVAAAGLPATVRHPVRSRDHTERMLASFGGVLDEGDHELGWGGGAFTVPEVIDVPADPSLAAYPVAAHLLWGDGGTLRVPGVCLNPTRTGFFEVLRRAGADIAYEYGNGGTEGGRPRGGEPVGTVVVRGGLEQAGPVRVDEPWLLHALIDEVPLLAVVAARLPGTSWIGCAQELRFKETDRLTTTARMAGAFGARVEVAADGLTVRGGAPLRAGVVPGFEDHRIAMAAATLAGCLPGRTTVRGGACHRTSFPDFADVQRAVGARIAKDPL; the protein is encoded by the coding sequence GTGCTTGACGCCCGCAGCGGGCCCCGGAAGGAATTCGACCGGCCGGATACCGATTCACCGGATCTGGTGGTGGACGGCGGGCGGGCCGGGGAGGCCGTCGGTGCCGGTGCGCTGAGCGTCGAGGTACCGGGGGACAAGTCGGTCAGCCATCGGGCGCTGCTGGCGGCGCTGCTTCCCGGCGCGCCCGAGGTGCTGACGGTGCGCAACGCCAACCTGGGCGGCGCCGTACGGGCGTTGCTGCCCGCGATGCGGGCCCTGGGTGTGGCGGTCGACGCGGACGGCGGCACGCTGACCGTCCGGCGTGGCGCGTTACCGGTGCCGCAGCAGGTGCGGCCCCACCCGGGCGTGACCGGGTGGCCCGAGGGCGTGCCGTATCTGGAGACCGGCGGGTCGAGCGCCGCGGCCCGGCTGCTGATCGGGGTGCTCGCGGGGAGCGGCACCGCGGCGGTGGTGGACGGCGACGAGGTGCTGCGGCACCGGCCGATGGACTGGCTGGTCGATCCGCTGGCCGAGCTGGGCGCGGACATCGCGTACCTCGGGGAGGACGGCTGCCTGCCCGTATGGGTGAAGGGGCCGGTGTTCCGGCCGGGGCGCACGGTGGAGCTGCGCGTGGGGAGCGCGCAGGCACGGTCCGGCGTCCTGCTGGCCGTGGCCGCCGCGGGGCTGCCCGCGACCGTACGGCACCCGGTGCGCTCGCGGGACCACACCGAGCGGATGCTCGCCTCGTTCGGCGGTGTGCTGGACGAGGGGGACCACGAACTCGGCTGGGGTGGCGGGGCGTTCACGGTGCCGGAGGTGATCGACGTACCGGCCGATCCGTCGCTGGCCGCGTATCCCGTGGCGGCGCACCTGCTGTGGGGCGACGGCGGCACGCTGCGTGTGCCGGGCGTGTGCCTGAACCCGACCCGCACCGGATTCTTCGAGGTGCTGCGGCGGGCCGGGGCCGATATCGCGTACGAGTACGGAAACGGAGGGACTGAGGGGGGACGGCCCCGCGGCGGGGAGCCGGTGGGGACCGTGGTGGTCCGAGGGGGTTTGGAGCAGGCCGGGCCCGTCCGGGTGGACGAGCCGTGGCTGCTGCACGCGCTGATCGACGAGGTGCCGCTGCTGGCCGTGGTCGCGGCCCGGCTGCCGGGGACCTCGTGGATCGGCTGCGCGCAGGAGCTGCGGTTCAAGGAGACGGACCGGCTGACGACCACGGCGCGGATGGCCGGAGCCTTCGGCGCCCGGGTCGAGGTGGCGGCGGACGGGCTGACGGTGCGCGGCGGTGCGCCGCTGCGGGCCGGTGTGGTGCCGGGGTTCGAGGACCACCGGATCGCCATGGCCGCCGCGACGCTCGCGGGGTGTCTGCCGGGGCGCACCACGGTGCGCGGCGGCGCCTGCCACCGCACGTCATTTCCCGACTTCGCCGATGTGCAGCGGGCCGTCGGCGCCCGGATCGCAAAGGACCCCCTGTGA
- a CDS encoding lactonase family protein encodes MPAQPPPPPERPGPTAPASGPARRSLIGAVGAGALGAALGVRTPAAWALPSPTRPECAAGQRPVFLGTYGNGIITCAFDTRTGALTRQSSFSAVTDPSFLAVSPNGKVLYALDNGGRQGAVRAFAIGAGGALTALGPARSTGGANVTHLSVHPTGRYLLSANYGAGSVAAHTISADGSVGARTALVQHTGSGPDPGRQEGPHAHQILTDPTGAHVFAVDLGTDKVYTYRLDPASGALRPASEVRSASGAGPRHMVFHPTAPYAYVANELNSTVTVYALNTATGALTRGESLPTVPGSAATVVRNYPAEVVISADGRFLYLSNRGHESVARFSVTGGGAGLRLLDTVPSGGSWPRHIGLAPSGTLLFAANQYGRTVAAFTVNQDSGALTPSGAPFATSSLGCVLPV; translated from the coding sequence ATGCCCGCACAGCCACCACCCCCTCCGGAACGCCCCGGACCCACCGCCCCCGCCTCCGGCCCGGCCCGCCGCTCGCTCATCGGGGCAGTGGGCGCCGGCGCGCTCGGCGCCGCGCTCGGCGTCCGCACGCCCGCCGCGTGGGCCCTGCCGTCACCCACCCGCCCCGAGTGCGCCGCAGGTCAACGGCCGGTGTTCCTGGGGACGTACGGCAACGGCATCATCACCTGCGCGTTCGACACCAGGACCGGCGCGCTGACCCGGCAGAGCAGCTTCTCCGCGGTGACCGACCCCTCCTTCCTCGCCGTCTCCCCCAACGGCAAGGTGCTCTACGCACTGGACAACGGCGGACGGCAGGGCGCCGTACGGGCCTTCGCCATCGGCGCCGGGGGCGCACTGACCGCGCTGGGCCCGGCGCGGTCCACCGGCGGCGCCAACGTCACCCACCTGTCCGTGCACCCCACCGGCCGCTATCTGCTCAGCGCGAACTACGGCGCGGGCAGCGTCGCGGCGCACACGATCAGCGCCGACGGCAGCGTGGGCGCCCGTACCGCCCTGGTCCAGCACACCGGCTCCGGACCCGACCCCGGACGCCAGGAGGGCCCGCACGCGCACCAGATCCTCACCGACCCCACGGGCGCGCACGTCTTCGCCGTCGACCTGGGCACCGACAAGGTGTACACCTACCGGCTCGACCCCGCGAGCGGCGCGCTGCGGCCGGCCTCCGAGGTCCGCTCGGCCTCCGGCGCGGGCCCCCGGCACATGGTCTTCCACCCCACGGCCCCGTACGCCTACGTGGCCAACGAGCTGAACAGCACGGTCACCGTGTACGCGCTCAACACGGCGACCGGCGCGCTGACCCGCGGCGAGAGCCTGCCCACCGTCCCCGGCAGTGCGGCGACGGTGGTCCGCAACTACCCCGCCGAGGTGGTGATTTCGGCCGACGGCCGGTTCCTCTACCTGTCCAACCGGGGCCACGAGAGCGTCGCCCGGTTCTCCGTCACCGGCGGCGGCGCCGGGCTGCGCCTGCTGGACACCGTGCCCAGCGGCGGCTCCTGGCCCCGGCACATCGGCCTCGCGCCGTCGGGCACGCTGCTCTTCGCGGCCAACCAGTACGGCAGGACGGTCGCCGCCTTCACCGTGAACCAGGACTCCGGCGCCCTCACCCCCTCGGGGGCGCCGTTCGCCACCTCGTCGCTGGGCTGCGTACTGCCCGTCTGA
- a CDS encoding FAD-dependent oxidoreductase, whose translation MHVMIIGAGTGGLALAHGLRRAGIACTVFERDRTRGGGLQGYRVGIDHDGSRALSRLLPPELFDTFVATCARTPDHFTMYTEKYKEVLSLSGFARASEDGAGAERSVSRMTLRQVLLTGLEDLVRFDKAFTHYERNPDGTVTAHFEDGTSATGDVLVGADGTNSRVRRQYLPHAELKDAGITAIGGKVPLTDITRTLLTDKTADGVNLFLAPGGYSLILHVMRFPWDENGAPRSGIGATDADLIKNWPGLQFDNTRDYIMLGISGATRNLPADIHERDGAGLCELFRELTRTWDARLRALVDLVDPSTCFPIRIRTSVPVEQWPSSNITLIGDAIHTMTPGRGVGANTALRDALLLCRNLTAVRDGRMPLVPAVRDYETQMIDYGFDAVRKSLEQMDGNAPIHRPVLGRAVLAAMRTGMRLVNHLPPVKRKMAASMQAYRGQDRDA comes from the coding sequence ATGCACGTGATGATCATTGGTGCCGGTACCGGCGGCCTCGCGCTGGCGCACGGCCTGCGGCGCGCCGGCATCGCCTGCACCGTCTTCGAACGCGACCGCACCCGCGGCGGCGGCCTCCAGGGCTACCGCGTCGGCATCGACCACGACGGCAGCCGCGCCCTGTCCCGGCTGCTGCCGCCCGAGCTGTTCGACACCTTCGTGGCCACCTGCGCCCGTACCCCCGACCACTTCACCATGTACACGGAGAAGTACAAGGAAGTGCTCTCCCTGAGCGGCTTCGCGCGGGCGAGCGAGGACGGGGCCGGGGCGGAGCGCTCGGTCTCGCGTATGACGCTGCGTCAGGTGCTGCTGACCGGGCTGGAAGACCTGGTGCGATTCGACAAGGCTTTCACGCACTACGAGCGTAACCCCGACGGCACGGTCACCGCGCACTTCGAGGACGGCACGTCCGCCACCGGCGACGTGCTGGTCGGCGCGGACGGCACCAACTCGCGGGTCCGCCGCCAGTACCTGCCGCACGCGGAACTCAAGGACGCCGGGATCACCGCCATCGGCGGCAAGGTGCCCCTGACGGACATCACCCGCACCCTGCTGACCGACAAGACCGCCGACGGCGTCAACCTCTTTCTCGCACCCGGCGGTTACTCCCTGATCCTCCACGTCATGCGGTTCCCCTGGGACGAGAACGGAGCGCCCAGGAGCGGCATCGGCGCCACCGACGCCGACCTCATCAAGAACTGGCCGGGCCTCCAGTTCGACAACACCCGCGACTACATCATGCTCGGCATCAGCGGTGCCACGCGGAACCTGCCCGCCGACATCCACGAGCGGGACGGGGCGGGGCTGTGCGAGCTGTTCCGGGAGCTGACCCGCACCTGGGACGCGCGTCTGCGCGCACTCGTCGACCTGGTGGACCCCTCGACCTGCTTCCCCATCCGGATACGCACCTCCGTACCGGTCGAGCAGTGGCCCTCCAGCAACATCACCCTCATCGGCGACGCCATCCACACCATGACCCCGGGCCGCGGCGTCGGCGCCAACACCGCGCTGCGCGACGCCCTCCTGCTGTGCCGGAACCTGACGGCCGTCCGCGACGGCCGGATGCCCCTGGTCCCCGCGGTCCGCGACTACGAGACCCAGATGATCGACTACGGCTTCGACGCGGTGCGCAAGTCCCTGGAGCAGATGGACGGCAACGCGCCGATCCACAGGCCCGTCCTCGGCCGCGCCGTCCTCGCCGCGATGCGCACCGGGATGCGGCTGGTCAATCATCTGCCCCCGGTCAAGCGGAAGATGGCCGCCTCCATGCAGGCGTACCGGGGCCAGGACCGCGACGCATAA
- a CDS encoding TolB family protein translates to MRRRGWVAGWLGAGALVLTACGGGGEGPPHHPSESARPSPGTADSPSAKPAERRGDGAELIHRESGKGSAQNPAFAPDGKSLLFTVFHGGYNEGAAALRVLPLAHRDGRDSRTAVRDLLDEHDRAAVNLPGSSWRPSAGVTFASDRAGKDEIWVLRPGGRPERVTEHPGNSGYLEPSFSPDGKWIVFQESVEREDPDEKAALADRSALGSLWKVRRDGTEQTRLVNGPASRTDNREPNWSPRGDRLVFQRRELGSDAWALYVMNADGSGVRKLTTVAGEHTDASWSPDGRSVVFSSTTGGLALPKIFVMPVSGGAPVQVTRDPGTYDGAPSWSPDGRWIAFESHPGSEDRPTSLWRVPAPGKQ, encoded by the coding sequence ATGCGCAGGCGAGGGTGGGTCGCGGGCTGGCTGGGCGCCGGAGCCCTGGTTCTCACGGCGTGCGGGGGTGGCGGGGAGGGGCCGCCGCACCACCCGTCGGAGTCGGCACGGCCGTCACCGGGGACGGCCGACTCCCCCTCGGCGAAGCCCGCGGAGCGGCGCGGGGACGGGGCCGAGCTGATCCACCGGGAGTCCGGAAAGGGCAGCGCACAGAATCCGGCGTTCGCGCCCGACGGGAAGTCCCTGCTGTTCACGGTCTTCCACGGCGGTTACAACGAGGGGGCCGCCGCGCTGCGCGTACTGCCCCTGGCACACCGCGACGGCCGGGACTCCCGCACGGCCGTCCGCGACTTGCTGGACGAGCACGACCGGGCGGCGGTGAACCTGCCCGGTTCCAGCTGGCGGCCCTCGGCAGGAGTGACGTTCGCCTCCGACCGGGCGGGCAAGGACGAGATCTGGGTGCTCAGGCCGGGCGGGCGACCGGAGCGGGTGACCGAACACCCGGGGAATTCAGGGTATTTGGAGCCGAGTTTCTCGCCGGACGGAAAGTGGATCGTCTTCCAGGAGAGTGTGGAGCGGGAGGACCCGGACGAAAAGGCGGCACTCGCCGACCGGTCGGCGCTGGGTTCCCTGTGGAAGGTCAGACGGGACGGCACGGAGCAGACGCGGCTGGTGAACGGTCCCGCGAGCCGTACGGACAACCGGGAGCCCAACTGGTCGCCGCGCGGCGACCGCCTTGTCTTCCAGCGCCGGGAACTGGGCAGCGACGCTTGGGCGTTGTATGTGATGAACGCCGACGGGAGCGGCGTGCGCAAGCTGACCACCGTGGCGGGCGAGCACACCGACGCGAGCTGGTCGCCGGACGGCAGATCGGTGGTCTTCTCGTCCACCACGGGCGGGCTCGCCCTGCCGAAGATCTTCGTCATGCCGGTGTCGGGCGGCGCGCCGGTCCAGGTGACGCGCGACCCCGGTACGTACGACGGAGCGCCGAGCTGGTCACCCGACGGCCGCTGGATCGCCTTCGAGTCGCACCCCGGAAGCGAGGACCGGCCGACGTCCTTGTGGCGGGTCCCCGCTCCCGGGAAGCAGTGA
- a CDS encoding SulP family inorganic anion transporter → MTDVRQAVPAFRVLSTYRRAWLVKDLVAGVVLTTLLVPQGMAYADLAGLPPITGLYTSVLCLVGYAVCGPSRILVLGPDSSLGPMIAATVLPLVASGGDPGRAVALASMLALMVGAVMVLASVAKLGFVADLISKPTMIGYMNGLALTIMIGQLPKLLGFSVDGDGLIDEAAGFVRGLADGEVVPAAAAIGCAGVALVLVLQRVLPKVPAILVMVVLAIGATALFGLDEHGVDTVGVLPEGFPPFTIPQVQLDDLGLLFAGALGIALVSLADTISTASAFAARSGQEVRGNQEMAGIGAANLAAGFFQGFPVSTSGSRTAVAERAGARTQLTGLVGAVLITLMIVLLPGLFRDLPQPALAAVVITASLSLTDLPGAARLWHQRKAECLLSVAAFLGVALLGVLPGIAIAVGLSILNVFRRAWWPYETVLGRVAGLEGYHDIRSYPDACRLPGLVLYRFDAPLFFANAKTFRDAVRRLARADPPPVWIVVAAEPVTDVDTTAADVLEELDRTLNAQGVHLVFAELKDPVRRKIERYELTRTIDPDHFFPTVEAAVAAFQARTGARWTDPERVEGGG, encoded by the coding sequence ATGACCGACGTACGGCAGGCCGTGCCCGCTTTCCGCGTGCTGTCAACGTACCGGCGCGCCTGGCTCGTCAAGGACCTGGTCGCCGGGGTCGTCCTGACGACCCTGCTGGTGCCGCAGGGCATGGCGTACGCGGACCTGGCCGGACTGCCGCCGATCACCGGTCTGTACACCTCCGTCCTGTGCCTGGTCGGCTATGCGGTGTGCGGTCCTTCGCGCATCCTGGTGCTGGGCCCGGACTCCTCGCTCGGGCCCATGATCGCGGCCACCGTGCTGCCGCTCGTCGCGTCCGGCGGCGATCCGGGGCGCGCGGTCGCGCTCGCCTCGATGCTCGCCCTGATGGTCGGCGCCGTGATGGTCCTGGCGTCCGTGGCGAAGCTCGGCTTCGTCGCCGACCTGATCTCCAAGCCGACGATGATCGGCTATATGAACGGGCTGGCGCTGACCATCATGATCGGACAGCTGCCGAAGCTGCTGGGGTTCAGCGTCGACGGGGACGGCCTGATCGACGAGGCCGCCGGTTTCGTCCGGGGGCTGGCGGACGGTGAAGTGGTCCCGGCCGCGGCCGCGATCGGCTGTGCCGGGGTCGCGCTGGTCCTGGTGCTGCAGCGGGTACTGCCGAAGGTGCCGGCGATCCTCGTCATGGTGGTGCTCGCGATCGGCGCCACGGCCCTCTTCGGCCTGGACGAACACGGCGTCGACACGGTCGGCGTACTCCCCGAGGGCTTCCCGCCGTTCACCATCCCCCAGGTGCAACTGGACGATCTGGGACTGCTGTTCGCCGGCGCCCTGGGGATCGCCCTGGTGTCGCTGGCCGACACGATCTCCACCGCCTCGGCCTTCGCGGCCCGTTCCGGCCAGGAGGTACGGGGCAACCAGGAGATGGCCGGGATCGGCGCGGCGAACCTGGCCGCCGGCTTCTTCCAGGGCTTCCCGGTCAGTACGAGCGGCTCGCGCACGGCCGTGGCGGAGCGCGCCGGAGCCCGCACCCAGCTCACCGGACTGGTCGGGGCGGTCCTGATCACCCTCATGATCGTGCTGCTCCCGGGCCTCTTCCGCGACCTCCCGCAGCCCGCGCTGGCCGCCGTCGTCATCACCGCGTCCCTGTCCCTGACCGACCTGCCCGGGGCGGCTCGGCTGTGGCACCAGCGCAAGGCGGAGTGCCTGCTGTCGGTCGCCGCCTTCCTCGGCGTCGCGCTGCTCGGCGTGCTGCCGGGCATCGCGATCGCCGTCGGGCTGTCCATCCTCAACGTGTTCCGGCGCGCGTGGTGGCCGTACGAGACCGTGCTCGGCCGGGTGGCCGGGCTGGAGGGCTACCACGACATCCGCTCGTATCCGGACGCCTGCCGGCTGCCCGGTCTGGTCCTCTACCGCTTCGACGCGCCGCTGTTCTTCGCCAACGCCAAGACCTTCCGCGACGCGGTACGCAGGCTCGCCCGCGCCGATCCGCCGCCCGTCTGGATCGTGGTCGCGGCGGAGCCGGTGACCGATGTGGACACCACCGCCGCCGACGTGCTGGAAGAGCTCGACCGGACCCTGAACGCGCAGGGCGTCCACCTGGTCTTCGCCGAGCTCAAGGACCCCGTCCGCCGCAAGATCGAGCGCTATGAACTGACCCGCACCATCGACCCGGACCACTTCTTCCCCACGGTGGAGGCCGCCGTCGCCGCCTTCCAGGCGCGCACCGGGGCCCGGTGGACCGACCCGGAGCGGGTGGAAGGCGGCGGGTGA
- a CDS encoding diacylglycerol/lipid kinase family protein, with protein MTALTARERWLARAALLAAAAAVVVLLLFAGLRAIALLGVGAGGLVVTAAGLWWALTHRGARRALALALAVAAPVLVLIAYVNRHVAWVIALSAALWLAAVVAGRSALVRVDRPAAMPETPAAPPRQPFMIMNPRSGGGKVARFGLREKAEALGADVALLEGPGTVDVAGLAQAAVVKGADVLGVAGGDGTQAIVADVAAEHGVPLLVIPAGTRNHFALDLGLDRDDPAKALDALRDGTEMRVDLGRAGGRPFVNNVSFGAYAEVVQSPSYRGGKTRTVADVLPDYLVGHRGARLTARTDDVVVSGPQAVLVSNNPYGMGDITGLGRRPYLNGGVLGMIGVRVSSAAQAAGLLRGQRSAGLTRATGRTVTVDADRDRIPVGVDGEALTLPVPVHCEVRPSALRVLVPRQRPGVPGPRPHIAWKRIFRLALVPDRPAAERAARR; from the coding sequence ATGACAGCTCTGACTGCTCGGGAACGCTGGCTGGCCCGCGCCGCGTTGCTCGCGGCGGCGGCAGCCGTGGTGGTGCTGCTCCTCTTCGCGGGCCTGCGCGCCATCGCCCTGCTCGGGGTGGGGGCGGGCGGCCTGGTGGTGACGGCGGCCGGCCTGTGGTGGGCGCTCACCCACCGCGGCGCCCGGCGGGCCCTCGCCCTCGCGCTGGCCGTCGCGGCGCCGGTGCTGGTGCTGATCGCGTACGTGAACCGCCATGTGGCCTGGGTCATCGCGCTGTCCGCCGCGCTGTGGCTGGCCGCGGTGGTGGCCGGGCGGTCCGCCCTCGTACGCGTGGACCGACCGGCCGCGATGCCCGAGACACCGGCCGCGCCGCCCCGGCAGCCCTTCATGATCATGAATCCGCGCTCCGGCGGCGGCAAGGTGGCGCGGTTCGGACTGCGGGAGAAGGCGGAGGCCCTGGGAGCGGACGTGGCCCTGCTGGAAGGGCCGGGCACCGTCGATGTCGCCGGGCTGGCGCAGGCGGCCGTGGTCAAGGGCGCCGATGTCCTCGGCGTGGCGGGCGGCGACGGTACGCAGGCGATCGTCGCCGACGTCGCCGCCGAGCACGGTGTGCCGCTGCTGGTCATCCCGGCCGGCACCCGCAACCACTTCGCCCTCGACCTGGGACTGGACCGCGACGACCCCGCGAAGGCCCTGGACGCGCTGCGGGACGGCACCGAGATGCGCGTGGACCTCGGCCGGGCGGGCGGCCGTCCGTTCGTGAACAACGTGTCGTTCGGGGCGTACGCCGAAGTGGTGCAGAGCCCGTCCTACCGCGGCGGGAAGACCCGTACCGTCGCGGACGTGCTCCCGGACTACCTCGTGGGGCACCGCGGCGCCCGCCTGACGGCCCGCACGGACGACGTGGTCGTCTCCGGGCCGCAGGCCGTGCTGGTCAGCAACAACCCCTACGGCATGGGGGACATCACCGGGCTGGGGCGGCGGCCGTACCTGAACGGCGGGGTGCTCGGCATGATCGGCGTACGGGTGTCGAGCGCCGCGCAGGCCGCCGGGTTGCTCCGGGGGCAGCGCTCCGCCGGACTGACCCGCGCGACGGGCAGGACGGTGACCGTGGACGCGGACCGGGACCGGATACCGGTCGGTGTCGACGGTGAGGCGCTGACCCTGCCCGTACCCGTGCACTGCGAGGTGCGGCCGTCGGCCCTGCGCGTGCTCGTGCCCCGGCAGCGCCCCGGAGTGCCCGGCCCCCGGCCGCACATCGCCTGGAAACGGATCTTCCGGCTCGCCCTGGTGCCGGACCGGCCCGCCGCCGAACGGGCCGCCCGCCGATGA